One window of the Dromaius novaehollandiae isolate bDroNov1 chromosome 25, bDroNov1.hap1, whole genome shotgun sequence genome contains the following:
- the LONP1 gene encoding lon protease homolog, mitochondrial, producing MAAARCLRLCGRWRPALLGPGRRRFAAAAFPAAARGVPPAPAPSPLATFGAGPRRHLRGPGSLARGDGLEGGGAEEGGGGGADPGGGGPVMTALTPLLVPEHFPNVPLIAVTRNPVFPRFIKIIEVKNKKLVELLRRKVRLAQPYAGVFLKKDDNNESDVVENLNEIYQMGTFVQIHEMQDLGDKLRMIVMGHRRIRINKQLEVEPEESENKQKIRRKQKRSKKEAEEEPGAKDQAVEVVLEPVASSSQEVLMVEVENVVHEDFQITEEVKALTAEIVKTIRDIIALNPLYRESVLQMMQAGQRVVDNPIYLSDMGAALTGAESQELQDILEETSIPKRLYKALSLLKKEYELSKLQQRLGREVEEKIKQTHRKYLLQEQLKIIKKELGLEKEDKDAIEEKFRERLKELVVPKHVMDVIDEELNKLGLLDNHSSEFNVTRNYLDWLTSIPWGKCSEENLELTRAQAVLEEDHYGMDDVKKRILEFIAVSQLRGSTQGKILCFYGPPGVGKTSIARSIARALNREYFRFSVGGMTDVAEIKGHRRTYVGAMPGKIIQCLKKTKTENPLILIDEVDKIGRGYQGDPSSALLELLDPEQNSNFLDHYLDVPVDLSKVLFICTANVTETIPEALRDRMEVINVSGYVAEEKLAIAERYLVPQARVLCGLDENKAKITSDVLTVLIKQYCRESGVRNLQKQVEKVLRKSAYKIVSGEAEMVQVTPENLQDFVGKPVFTVDRMYETTPPGVVMGLAWTAMGGSTLFVETSLRRPKTKEDKDGSLEVTGQLGDVMKESARIAYTFARAFLMQKEPSNDFLLSSHIHLHVPEGATPKDGPSAGCTIVTALLSLAVNCPVRQNVAMTGEVSLTGKILPVGGIKEKTIAAKRAGVTCIILPSENKKDYYDLAGFITEGLEVHFVEHYKEVFDIAFSKLDSAGG from the exons ATGGCGGCGGCGCGCTGCTTGCGGCTGTGCGGGCGCTGGCGGCCGGCGCTGCtggggcccgggcggcggcgcttCGCGGCAGCCGCcttccccgcggccgcccgcggggtgccgccggcccccgcgccctcTCCGCTCGCCACCTTCGGCGCCGGCCCGCGGCGGCATCTGCGGGGCCCCGGCAGCTTGGCGAGGGGCGACGGGCtggagggcggcggcgcggaggagggcggcggcggcggcgcggaccccggcggcggcggcccggtcaTGACGGCGCTCACGCCGCTGCTGGTCCCGGAGCACTTCCCCAACGTGCCGCTCATCGCCGTGACGCGCAACCCCGTCTTCCCGCGCTTCATCAAGATCATCGAG GTAAAAAATAAGAAGCTGGTTGAGCTGTTGAGGAGGAAAGTTCGTCTTGCCCAGCCTTATGCTGGTGTCTTCCTTAAAAAGGATGataa CAATGAGTCTGATGTGGTGGAGAATCTGAATGAAATCTACCAGATGGGAACTTTTGTACAAATCCATGAAATGCAGGACCTTGGAGACAAGTTGCGTATGATAGTCATGGGGCACCGAAG GATTCGTATAAACAAGCAACTAGAGGTTGAGCCTGAGGAGTctgagaacaaacagaaaattagAAGGAAACAGAAGCGCTCTAAGAAAGAGGCTGAGGAAGAGCCTGGAGCAAAGGACCAAGCTGTGGAAGTGGTACTAGAGCCTGTGGCTTCTTCCTCGCAAGAAGTTCTCATGGTGGAAGTAGAGAATGTGGTTCATGAAGATTTTCAGATCACAGAAGAAGTTAAA GCACTTACTGCAGAAATTGTCAAAACAATCCGGGACATCATTGCCTTGAACCCCTTGTACAG GGAGTCGGTACTTCAGATGATGCAGGCTGGACAACGCGTAGTAGATAATCCTATCTACTTGAGTGACATGGGTGCAGCATTAACAGGGGCAGAGTCACAAGAACTTCAAGACATCTTGGAAGAAACCAGT attcccAAACGGCTTTACAAGGCCCTTTCCCTCCTAAAGAAGGAATATGAGCTAAGCAAACTTCAGCAGCGTCTTGGAAGGGAG GTGGAGGAAAAGATCAAGCAGACCCATCGCAAGTATCTTCTCCAAGAGCAACTGAAGATAATTAAGAAAGAGCTAGGTCTGGAAAAAGAGGACAAGGATGCTATAGAGGAAAAATTCCGTGAGCGACTAAAGGAGCTGGTAGTGCCAAAGCATGTTATGGATGTGATTGATGAAGAGTTGAACAAGCTGGGTTTGCTGGATAATCACTCCTCGGAATTCAA TGTTACACGGAACTACTTGGACTGGCTGACATCCATTCCGTGGGGTAAGTGCAGCGAGGAGAACCTGGAGCTGACCCGAGCCCAGGCAGTTCTGGAGGAGGATCATTATGGAATGGATGATGTAAAGAAGCGAATTCTG GAATTTATAGCAGTCAGCCAGCTGCGAGGATCCACCCAAGGGAAGATTCTTTGTTTTTATGGACCCCCTGGGGTTGGCAAGACCAGCATTGCCCGCTCCATTGCCAGAGCCCTAAATAGAGAGTACTTCCGCTTCAGCGTTGGAGGGATGACTGATGTGGCAGAAATAAAGGGACACAG GAGGACATACGTTGGAGCAATGCCAGGAAAAATCATCCAGTGTCTGAAGAAGACTAAGACAGAGAATCCACTTATACTGATTGATGAG GTGGATAAAATAGGAAGGGGGTATCAAGGAGATCCATCCTCAGCCCTTCTAGAGCTCTTGGACCCAGAACAGAATTCTAACTTCTTGGATCATTACCTTGATGTTCCTGTGGATTTATCAAAG GTACTCTTTATTTGTACTGCTAATGTAACAGAAACCATTCCAGAGGCACTGCGAGATAGAATGGAAGTGATCAATGTATCAGGATATGTAGCAGAAGAGAAACTTGCGATTGCAGAG AGGTACTTGGTCCCTCAAGCACGAGTTCTGTGTGGCTTGGatgaaaacaaagccaaaatcacATCAGATGTCCTGACTGTTCTCATCAAGCAGTACTGCAGAGAGAGTGGGGTGAGGAATCTGCAGAAACAAGTAGAAAAG GTATTGAGGAAATCTGCCTATAAAATTGTGAGTGGAGAGGCAGAGATGGTCCAAGTAACACCTGAAAACCTGCAGGACTTTGTAGGAAAGCCCGTCTTCACTGTGGATAGAATGTATGAAACCACTCCTCCAGGTGTGGTGATGGGTCTGGCCTGGACAGCAATGG gaGGTTCCACTCTGTTTGTTGAAACATCCCTGAGGCGACCCAAAACCAAGGAGGATAAGGATGGGTCCCTTGAAGTAACAGGGCAACTGGGAGATGTGATGAAAGAGAGTGCCAGAATAGCTTACACATTTGCAAGAGCCTTTTTGATGCAGAAGGAACCCAGCAATGACTTTCTCCTGTCTTCCCATATCCACTTGCATGTGCCAGAG ggAGCAACTCCAAAGGATGGACCAAGTGCAGGATGTACTATAGTAACAGCTTTGCTATCGCTGGCCGTGAATTGCCCAGTAAGACAGAATGTGGCCATGACTGGAGAGGTGTCATTAACTGGAAAAATTCTTCCTGTTGGTGGAATAAAGGAGAAGACTATTGCG GCCAAGAGAGCAGGTGTTACCTGTATCATTTTGCCATCAGAGAATAAGAAGGATTATTATGACCTTGCTGGCTTCATTACAGAAGGACTAGAAGTGCATTTTGTTGAACACTACAAGGAGGTGTTTGATATAGCATTTTCAAAACTGGATTCTGCTGGAGGTTGA
- the RPL36 gene encoding large ribosomal subunit protein eL36, with protein sequence MRALTSMVIPWTRESIPSRAACDFVTSGGLGEVLSRRPPRAPSFRRRRHQQSSRMAIRYPMAVGLNKGHKVTKNVSKPRQCRRRGRLTKHTKFVRDMIREVCGFAPYERRAMELLKVSKDKRALKFIKKRVGTHIRAKRKREELSNVLAAMRKAAAKKD encoded by the exons ATGCGCGCTCTCACCTCTATGGTCATTCCGTGGACTAGAGAATCCATCCCCAGCCGGGCGGCTTGTGATTTCGTCACTTCCGGCGGACTCGGGGAGGTGCTGTCCCGGCGTCCGCCGCGCGCTCCCTCCTTCCGGCGCCGCCGCCATCAGCAGAGCAGCAG GATGGCGATCCGCTACCCCATGGCCGTGGGCCTCAACAAGGGCCACAAGGTGACGAAGAACGTGTCGAAGCCCAGGcagtgccgccgccgcggg CGCCTGACCAAACACACTAAGTTTGTGCGAGACATGATCAGGGAAGTCTGTGGCTTTGCACCCTATGAAAGACGTGCTATGGAATTGCTGAAAGTTTCCAAAGACAAACGTGCTCTGAAGTTCATAAAGAAACGG GTTGGCACTCATATTCGGGCCAAGCGAAAGCGGGAAGAGCTCAGTAATGTCCTGGCAGCCATGAGGAAAGCTGCTGCAAAGAAGGATTGA